The following are encoded in a window of Prevotella melaninogenica genomic DNA:
- the xseB gene encoding exodeoxyribonuclease VII small subunit translates to MKEIKYEEAVHKLEAIVDKMERGELDIDSMAAQLKEAQELVKLCKQKLKRTDNEIQKLLEKQ, encoded by the coding sequence ATGAAAGAAATAAAATACGAAGAAGCAGTTCATAAATTGGAAGCTATTGTAGATAAAATGGAACGTGGAGAACTTGATATAGACTCTATGGCTGCCCAATTAAAAGAAGCTCAAGAGTTAGTAAAGCTCTGTAAACAAAAGCTTAAGCGTACCGACAACGAGATTCAGAAGCTTTTAGAAAAGCAATAA
- the miaA gene encoding tRNA (adenosine(37)-N6)-dimethylallyltransferase MiaA codes for MKNKTLIVITGPTGIGKTEATLRIAEHFNVPVINADSRQIFSEIPIGTAAPTAEQQLRVQHYFVGNHHLEDYYSASLYEQDVLYIINSQHTPISLLSGGSMMYIDAVCNGIDDIPTILPEIREKMMKRLEAEGLEQMCNLLRELDPEHWKIVDRNNPRRVIHALEICIQTGKTYTSFRSNTIKERPFNIIKVGLNRDRDELYNRINQRVLDMIEEGMIEEALQVYPKRTLNSLNTVGYKELFEYLDGLTTLDEAIFKIQSNTRRYARKQLTWYKKDTAFQWFNPDNIEEILNYVHTMISNTSK; via the coding sequence TTGAAAAACAAAACATTAATAGTCATCACTGGCCCAACAGGCATTGGCAAGACAGAAGCCACTCTCCGTATTGCAGAGCATTTTAATGTACCTGTTATCAATGCTGACTCCCGACAAATATTCTCTGAGATTCCTATAGGAACAGCAGCACCAACGGCAGAACAGCAGCTGCGTGTACAACACTATTTTGTTGGTAATCATCATTTAGAAGATTACTATTCTGCAAGTCTATACGAACAAGATGTACTTTATATTATTAACAGCCAGCACACACCTATCTCGTTACTCTCAGGTGGTTCAATGATGTATATTGACGCTGTATGTAATGGTATTGATGATATCCCGACGATTCTTCCTGAAATACGAGAGAAAATGATGAAACGCTTAGAAGCAGAGGGATTAGAACAGATGTGTAATCTGTTACGAGAACTGGACCCTGAGCACTGGAAGATAGTTGACAGGAATAATCCACGTCGTGTTATCCATGCCCTTGAGATATGTATCCAAACTGGAAAAACATATACATCTTTCCGTTCCAATACTATTAAAGAGCGTCCTTTTAATATCATCAAGGTTGGATTAAACCGTGATAGAGACGAACTCTATAATAGAATCAATCAGCGAGTATTAGACATGATTGAAGAGGGAATGATAGAAGAAGCACTACAAGTTTATCCTAAGCGAACTCTGAATTCACTCAACACGGTTGGATATAAGGAGCTATTTGAATACCTTGATGGCTTAACAACACTTGATGAAGCCATATTTAAAATACAGAGTAATACTCGAAGATACGCTCGCAAACAGCTCACATGGTATAAAAAAGATACCGCTTTTCAATGGTTTAATCCCGATAACATTGAAGAAATCTTAAATTATGTCCATACAATGATATCAAATACAAGTAAATAA
- a CDS encoding branched-chain amino acid aminotransferase, producing the protein MKDIEWSSLSFGYMPTDYNVRCYYRNRKWGEVEVSSDEYLKLHMAATCLHYGQEAFEGLKAYRCPDGKVRVFRVEENAKRLQNTSRGIVMPEVPTELFAEMVKKVVRLNQEYIPPYESGASLYIRPLLIGTSAQVGVRPAEEYCFLIFVTPVGPYFKGGFCANPYVIVRDVDRAAPLGTGMYKVGGNYAASLRANRRAHEQGYASEFYLDAKEKKYVDECGAANFFGIKDDTYVTPKSSSILPSITNKSLMQIAEDLGMKIERRPISEDELDSFEEAGACGTAAVISPISHLDDMETGKVYCFGDKPGPWSTKLYETLRGIQYGTIEDKHGWTTVVIE; encoded by the coding sequence ATGAAGGATATAGAATGGTCAAGTTTATCATTTGGCTATATGCCAACTGATTATAATGTTCGCTGTTACTATCGCAATAGAAAGTGGGGTGAGGTAGAAGTCAGTTCAGATGAGTATCTTAAACTTCACATGGCAGCAACTTGTCTTCACTATGGTCAAGAGGCTTTTGAGGGATTGAAGGCATATCGTTGTCCAGATGGTAAAGTACGTGTTTTTCGTGTAGAAGAAAATGCAAAACGTTTGCAGAATACAAGTCGTGGTATTGTAATGCCAGAAGTACCAACAGAGTTGTTTGCAGAAATGGTTAAAAAAGTTGTTCGTCTTAATCAAGAATATATCCCACCTTACGAGAGTGGTGCTTCACTCTATATTCGTCCATTGTTAATTGGTACATCTGCTCAGGTGGGTGTTCGTCCAGCAGAGGAATATTGCTTCTTAATCTTTGTCACCCCTGTTGGTCCTTACTTTAAGGGTGGCTTCTGTGCTAATCCTTATGTTATTGTTCGTGATGTTGACCGTGCTGCTCCATTGGGAACTGGTATGTATAAGGTTGGTGGTAACTATGCTGCATCACTTAGAGCAAATCGTCGTGCACATGAGCAAGGTTATGCATCAGAATTCTATTTGGATGCAAAGGAGAAGAAGTATGTTGATGAGTGTGGTGCAGCCAACTTCTTTGGTATCAAGGATGATACTTACGTTACTCCTAAGTCAAGTTCTATCTTGCCATCTATAACGAACAAGAGTCTGATGCAGATTGCTGAAGACCTTGGAATGAAGATAGAGCGTCGTCCTATCTCAGAAGATGAATTGGATAGCTTTGAAGAAGCTGGTGCTTGTGGTACAGCAGCAGTTATCTCTCCGATATCACATCTTGATGATATGGAGACGGGTAAGGTTTATTGTTTTGGTGACAAACCAGGACCATGGTCTACCAAGCTTTATGAAACCCTCCGTGGTATTCAGTATGGCACGATAGAAGACAAGCATGGTTGGACAACTGTAGTAATTGAATAA
- a CDS encoding bifunctional UDP-3-O-[3-hydroxymyristoyl] N-acetylglucosamine deacetylase/3-hydroxyacyl-ACP dehydratase, protein METVKQKTLKGSFSLFGKGLHTGLSLTVTFNPAPENTGYKIQRIDLDGQPIIDAVAENVVDTQRGTVLAKDEARVSTIEHGMSALYAMGIDNCLIQINGPEFPILDGSATMYVDKINEVGIVDQNAPKDYYIIRKKIEIKDENGSVITILPDEQFSITAMCNFDSKFISSQFATLDDINTYATEIAPARTFVFVRDIMPLLQANLIKGGDLDNAIVIYEQQVSQEKLDQLADLLKVPRMDANNIGYIQHKPLQWDNECTRHKLLDIIGDMALIGKPIKGRIIATRPGHTVNNKFARLMRKEIRKHEIQAPMYDPNDEPLMDNIRIRELLPHRYPMQLVDKVIAMGSTSIIGIKNVTSNEPFFQGHFPQEPVMPGVLQVEAMAQCGGLLVLSQVEEPERWSTYFLKIDDVKFRQKVVPGDTLMFRVELLGPVRHGISSMKGYMFVGERVVAEATFTAQIVKNK, encoded by the coding sequence ATGGAAACAGTTAAGCAGAAAACTTTAAAGGGAAGTTTTTCCCTCTTCGGAAAGGGACTTCATACAGGATTGAGTCTTACTGTAACATTCAACCCTGCCCCAGAAAATACTGGCTATAAGATTCAAAGAATTGATCTTGATGGACAGCCTATTATTGATGCTGTTGCTGAGAATGTTGTTGATACACAGCGTGGAACAGTATTGGCTAAGGATGAGGCACGTGTTAGTACGATTGAACATGGTATGTCAGCCCTTTATGCAATGGGTATTGATAACTGTCTTATACAGATTAATGGTCCAGAATTCCCTATCCTCGATGGTTCTGCAACAATGTATGTTGATAAAATCAACGAGGTTGGTATCGTTGACCAGAATGCTCCAAAGGATTATTATATCATTCGCAAGAAGATTGAGATTAAGGATGAGAATGGCTCTGTAATTACGATTCTCCCTGACGAACAGTTCTCTATCACTGCGATGTGTAACTTTGACTCTAAGTTTATTAGCAGTCAATTTGCTACATTGGATGATATCAATACTTATGCAACCGAGATTGCTCCAGCACGTACATTCGTTTTTGTACGTGACATTATGCCACTCTTGCAGGCTAATCTGATTAAGGGTGGTGACTTGGATAATGCAATTGTTATCTATGAGCAACAGGTTTCACAAGAGAAACTCGACCAGTTGGCTGACCTCTTGAAGGTACCACGTATGGATGCGAATAACATTGGCTATATTCAGCATAAGCCTTTACAATGGGATAACGAGTGTACACGCCATAAGCTCCTTGATATCATCGGTGATATGGCATTGATTGGCAAACCTATCAAGGGCCGTATTATTGCGACTCGTCCAGGTCATACTGTAAACAACAAGTTTGCACGTCTGATGCGTAAAGAAATACGTAAGCATGAGATACAAGCACCAATGTATGATCCAAATGATGAGCCATTGATGGATAACATTCGCATCCGCGAACTTTTACCACACCGCTATCCAATGCAGTTGGTTGATAAGGTCATAGCAATGGGTTCAACAAGTATTATTGGTATTAAGAATGTAACCAGCAACGAACCATTCTTCCAAGGTCACTTCCCACAGGAACCTGTTATGCCAGGAGTATTACAGGTAGAGGCTATGGCTCAATGTGGCGGACTCTTAGTACTTTCTCAGGTTGAAGAGCCTGAGCGTTGGTCAACTTACTTCTTGAAGATTGATGATGTCAAGTTCCGTCAGAAGGTTGTTCCTGGTGACACGCTTATGTTCCGTGTTGAACTTCTTGGCCCTGTACGTCATGGAATCAGTTCAATGAAGGGTTATATGTTTGTTGGAGAGCGTGTTGTTGCTGAGGCTACATTTACTGCCCAAATTGTAAAGAACAAGTAA
- the lpxD gene encoding UDP-3-O-(3-hydroxymyristoyl)glucosamine N-acyltransferase, whose translation MEFSAKQISQFIQGRIEGDENVTINTFAKIEEGKKGAISFLANPKYIHYLFETESSIVLIDEDIQLDKEIKPTLIRVKNARDCVAKLLQLYESMKPKKQGIDSLAFVSSKATIGKDVYIGAFAYIGDGVTLGDGCQIYPHATIMDGVQLGNNCIVYPNASIYHGCKIGSNVILHSGCVIGADGFGFAPNPETNSYDKIPQIGIVTIEDNVEIGANTCIDRSTMGSTYVRKGVKLDNLVQIAHNNDIGENTVMSAQVGIAGSTKVGQWCMFGGQVGIAGHITIGDKVFLGAQSGVPGSLKSNQQLIGTPPMEQRPYFKSQAIFQRLPEMYKQLNALQKEIEELKKNK comes from the coding sequence ATGGAATTCTCTGCGAAACAAATATCGCAATTTATACAAGGTCGTATTGAAGGTGACGAAAACGTAACCATTAATACCTTCGCCAAGATTGAAGAAGGTAAGAAAGGAGCTATCTCTTTTCTTGCAAACCCTAAATATATACACTATCTCTTTGAAACAGAGTCAAGCATTGTACTTATAGATGAAGACATTCAATTGGACAAGGAGATAAAGCCTACTCTTATCCGTGTAAAGAATGCACGAGACTGCGTTGCTAAATTGTTGCAACTCTATGAAAGTATGAAACCTAAGAAGCAAGGCATTGATTCTCTTGCTTTTGTTTCATCGAAAGCAACAATTGGCAAGGATGTCTATATCGGTGCATTTGCATATATTGGTGATGGTGTGACTTTAGGTGACGGCTGTCAGATTTATCCTCATGCAACTATCATGGATGGCGTGCAGCTGGGAAATAATTGTATTGTCTATCCAAATGCAAGTATTTATCATGGTTGTAAGATTGGCAGCAATGTTATCCTTCATTCTGGTTGTGTAATTGGTGCGGATGGTTTCGGCTTTGCACCTAATCCGGAAACTAATAGTTACGATAAAATACCTCAGATTGGTATTGTAACAATAGAAGATAACGTAGAGATTGGTGCCAACACTTGTATTGATCGCTCAACCATGGGCAGTACATACGTTCGTAAGGGAGTAAAACTTGACAACCTTGTTCAAATAGCACACAACAATGATATTGGTGAGAATACAGTGATGTCTGCTCAGGTAGGTATTGCAGGCTCAACCAAAGTTGGTCAATGGTGTATGTTTGGCGGACAGGTGGGTATAGCTGGTCATATCACTATCGGTGACAAGGTATTCCTCGGTGCACAGTCAGGTGTTCCTGGTAGCCTAAAGAGTAATCAGCAACTCATTGGAACTCCTCCAATGGAGCAGCGTCCATACTTTAAGTCACAGGCTATCTTCCAGCGTTTGCCAGAGATGTACAAGCAGTTGAATGCACTGCAGAAAGAAATTGAAGAATTGAAAAAGAATAAATAA
- a CDS encoding ferritin, protein MNISKKMQDAFNAQIAAEMWSSNLYLQMSCWFRKEGWKGFSGWMYKQAEEERQHAMDMAQFVLHRGGEVILTSIDAVKTSWTDAKEAFVDTFAHEQKVTELINKLADVADEEKDRASQNFIAKYIDEQVEEEKNVKDILDSFAHLESHAIAHIDSKLEQAR, encoded by the coding sequence ATGAATATATCAAAGAAGATGCAGGATGCGTTCAATGCGCAGATTGCGGCAGAAATGTGGTCATCAAATCTCTATTTACAGATGTCATGCTGGTTCCGTAAGGAAGGCTGGAAGGGTTTCTCTGGCTGGATGTACAAGCAGGCAGAAGAGGAGAGACAGCACGCAATGGATATGGCTCAGTTTGTTCTTCATCGTGGTGGTGAGGTTATTCTTACCAGTATCGATGCCGTTAAGACAAGTTGGACAGACGCTAAGGAGGCTTTTGTTGATACTTTTGCGCATGAGCAGAAGGTTACAGAACTTATCAACAAGTTGGCAGATGTTGCTGATGAGGAGAAGGACCGCGCATCACAGAACTTCATTGCAAAGTATATTGATGAGCAAGTAGAGGAAGAGAAGAATGTTAAGGATATTCTCGATTCATTCGCTCACTTGGAAAGCCATGCTATTGCACATATTGATAGCAAGCTTGAGCAGGCTCGTTAA
- a CDS encoding transglycosylase domain-containing protein encodes MIKKIFKFIRSIFRGIFNFFPWYAKLYKGRAWYTKMAVGTVSFFVAIFLYLGMVDINFLWLFGKSPGFIDIKTPPTYAASEIYSADSVLIGRFYKENRTPVKYEEVTPAFWNALISTEDERFYSHNGIDFMGIGGAIKDAVTGSGGRGASTITQQLAKNMFRVRTQYSSGLLGHVPGLRMLIMKSKEWIIAVKLELIYSKKEILTMYANTVDFGNNSFGVKTAAKTYFNTSPSKLSIDQAATLVGMLKATTYYNPILHPKNSIRRRNTVLYNMVTHNVLPHDEYALYSKRPMKLDIHVEENYDGQAQYFREYISEYFKDWMKDNGYDLYSSGLKIYTTIDTRMQKYAEQAATKQMEKVQQTFDNHWRGMQPWRDAKGNEIPGFIEGIAERQPFYKKLLQKYPNQPDSVLYYLNKPHKVTLFDYEKGHIEKEMSSMDSIRYMVKFMHCAMVAMEPETGAVRAWVGDIDFKTWKYDKVVAQRQPGSTFKLFVYSEAFNQGLTPCDKRRDEYISMQVLDKKTGQMKTWTPHNANGRFSNDSITLKSAFARSINSIAVRLGQEMGIKNIIRTAQEMGIKSPLDDEPSLALGSSDVNLLELVNAYSTVANDGEHHVPVVVTRILDKDGNEVYVAPKDHERALPYKTAFLMQEMLKAGVNEGGGTSQALRHYTFGDTDWGGKTGTSNNHSDAWFMAVSPKLVVGAWVGGEYRSIHFRTGALGQGSKTALPICGEFIYSLMRDKTFQKYHAKWQLDPDEDIDPSMYNCQPTVVRRAAPDSLRDFTTGHRRHQEEEEEPIDGHENTDEGGFILEPAPQPTPERQGNSSNNESPQIIKKAKKPRSEDMEI; translated from the coding sequence ATGATAAAGAAAATATTTAAATTCATTAGAAGTATATTCCGAGGAATTTTCAATTTCTTCCCATGGTACGCAAAACTGTATAAAGGTCGTGCTTGGTACACGAAGATGGCTGTCGGAACAGTATCTTTCTTTGTAGCTATCTTCCTCTATTTAGGAATGGTAGACATTAACTTCCTTTGGCTCTTTGGCAAGTCACCAGGTTTTATTGATATAAAAACTCCTCCAACCTATGCTGCATCAGAGATTTATAGTGCAGACTCTGTCCTCATTGGTAGATTCTATAAAGAGAATCGTACACCAGTAAAGTATGAGGAGGTAACCCCTGCCTTCTGGAATGCACTCATCAGCACAGAGGACGAGCGCTTCTATAGCCATAATGGTATAGACTTTATGGGTATCGGTGGTGCTATCAAGGATGCCGTAACAGGTAGTGGAGGTCGCGGTGCATCAACCATCACACAGCAGTTGGCGAAGAATATGTTCCGTGTTCGTACGCAATATTCTTCAGGTCTATTGGGTCATGTACCGGGCTTGCGAATGCTCATTATGAAGAGTAAAGAATGGATTATTGCTGTGAAGTTAGAGTTAATCTATTCAAAGAAAGAAATTCTGACAATGTATGCCAACACCGTTGACTTTGGCAACAATTCCTTTGGTGTAAAGACAGCTGCTAAGACTTATTTTAATACAAGTCCTTCAAAGTTATCTATTGATCAAGCTGCAACGTTAGTAGGTATGTTGAAAGCTACTACTTATTATAATCCAATCTTGCACCCAAAGAATTCTATTCGTCGTCGTAACACCGTGCTGTATAATATGGTTACACATAATGTATTACCACATGATGAGTACGCACTATACTCTAAGCGACCTATGAAGCTGGATATACACGTGGAAGAAAACTATGATGGTCAAGCCCAGTACTTTCGTGAGTATATATCAGAATACTTCAAAGATTGGATGAAAGACAATGGTTATGATCTTTATAGCAGTGGTTTAAAAATCTATACCACCATTGACACTCGTATGCAGAAGTATGCTGAGCAAGCTGCAACAAAGCAGATGGAAAAGGTTCAACAGACTTTTGATAACCACTGGCGAGGTATGCAGCCTTGGCGAGATGCAAAGGGAAATGAGATTCCAGGCTTTATTGAAGGTATTGCTGAACGTCAGCCTTTCTATAAGAAGCTATTACAGAAATACCCTAACCAGCCTGATAGCGTTCTCTACTATCTCAACAAACCACATAAGGTGACTCTCTTCGACTATGAAAAGGGGCATATTGAGAAAGAAATGTCATCAATGGACTCTATCCGTTATATGGTTAAATTCATGCACTGTGCTATGGTTGCTATGGAACCAGAGACTGGTGCGGTAAGAGCTTGGGTGGGTGACATTGATTTCAAAACATGGAAATATGATAAGGTTGTTGCACAGCGTCAACCAGGTTCAACCTTCAAACTATTCGTCTACTCAGAGGCATTCAATCAAGGACTGACCCCTTGTGATAAACGTCGTGATGAATATATCAGTATGCAGGTTCTCGATAAGAAGACTGGTCAGATGAAGACTTGGACACCACACAATGCCAATGGCAGATTCTCCAATGATTCAATCACACTGAAGAGTGCTTTTGCTCGCAGTATAAACTCCATTGCTGTACGCTTAGGACAGGAGATGGGCATAAAGAATATTATCCGTACAGCTCAGGAGATGGGTATCAAGAGTCCGTTGGATGATGAGCCTTCATTGGCACTCGGTTCAAGCGACGTAAACTTATTAGAATTGGTAAATGCCTATAGTACTGTAGCAAATGATGGTGAACATCATGTTCCAGTTGTCGTTACACGCATCTTAGATAAAGACGGAAACGAGGTATATGTAGCACCAAAAGACCACGAGAGAGCATTACCTTACAAGACAGCATTCCTCATGCAGGAAATGTTGAAGGCTGGTGTGAACGAAGGTGGTGGTACAAGTCAAGCATTACGTCATTATACTTTTGGGGATACAGACTGGGGAGGAAAGACTGGTACAAGTAATAACCACTCTGATGCTTGGTTTATGGCAGTCAGCCCTAAACTTGTCGTTGGTGCATGGGTTGGTGGTGAATATCGCTCCATCCACTTCCGTACAGGAGCCTTAGGACAGGGTTCAAAGACTGCACTACCTATCTGTGGAGAGTTTATTTACAGCTTAATGCGCGACAAGACTTTCCAAAAGTATCATGCTAAGTGGCAGTTAGATCCAGACGAGGATATCGACCCTTCAATGTACAACTGTCAACCTACAGTAGTTCGGCGTGCTGCTCCTGATTCTTTGCGTGACTTTACAACAGGACATAGACGTCATCAGGAGGAAGAGGAAGAACCTATCGACGGACACGAAAATACAGACGAGGGTGGCTTTATATTAGAACCAGCTCCACAACCTACTCCAGAACGGCAGGGCAATAGTTCTAATAATGAATCGCCTCAAATTATAAAGAAGGCGAAGAAGCCACGCAGTGAAGATATGGAAATTTAA
- the lpxA gene encoding acyl-ACP--UDP-N-acetylglucosamine O-acyltransferase, with product MNQISPLAFVHPEAKLGDNNIIGPFCYIDKNTVIGDNNVFQNSVTLHVGARLGNNNEIFPGASISTKPQDLKFRNEETLCEIGDNNSIRENVTISRGTASKGKTKIGSNNLLMECVHIAHDCVIGSGDIIGNATKFAGEVTVDDNAIISANILCHQFCHIGGYVMIQGGSRFSMDIPPYIIVGKEPARYMGINLIGLRRRGFSNELIELIHNAYRILYGTGTRAENIQKIKNELQITPEIQKIIDFVESSERGIIK from the coding sequence ATGAACCAGATAAGCCCATTGGCCTTTGTTCATCCAGAGGCAAAACTTGGTGATAACAATATAATTGGTCCATTCTGTTATATCGATAAGAATACAGTTATCGGTGATAATAATGTGTTCCAAAACAGCGTAACCCTCCATGTTGGTGCACGTTTAGGCAATAACAACGAAATATTCCCAGGTGCCAGTATCTCTACAAAACCTCAAGATTTAAAGTTTAGAAATGAGGAAACACTTTGTGAGATTGGTGACAACAACTCTATTCGTGAGAATGTTACTATTTCACGTGGTACGGCTTCAAAGGGTAAAACAAAGATTGGTAGTAATAACCTACTGATGGAATGTGTACATATTGCACATGATTGTGTTATTGGTTCTGGTGACATTATTGGTAATGCAACCAAATTTGCAGGCGAAGTGACAGTTGATGATAATGCTATCATATCTGCCAATATTCTCTGTCATCAGTTCTGCCATATTGGTGGATACGTTATGATACAGGGTGGAAGCCGTTTCTCTATGGATATTCCACCATATATCATTGTAGGAAAAGAGCCTGCCCGCTATATGGGAATTAACCTCATTGGTCTTCGCCGTCGTGGCTTTTCAAATGAACTCATTGAACTTATCCACAATGCTTACCGCATCCTTTATGGAACAGGTACACGTGCCGAGAACATTCAGAAGATTAAGAACGAACTACAGATTACGCCAGAAATTCAGAAGATTATAGACTTCGTTGAATCATCAGAACGTGGTATCATTAAATAA
- a CDS encoding AAA family ATPase, whose protein sequence is MSQKKVNIDVNTIDLDNTELQKALQIIQFTNNSLFLTGKAGTGKSTFLRYIAATTKKKHIILAPTGIAAINAGGSTLHSFFKLPFYPLVPTDKRYSARNLRSTMKYNGDKCKLLREVELIIIDEISMVRADIIDFIDKVLRIYNRNMREPFGGKQLLLVGDIYQLEPVLKEEDRRLLQPYYPSSYFFDAKVFQDYPLVSIELNKVYRQNDPHFISILDHIRTNQVTDTDFNHINEHVGASLENTNKPEGDLTITLSTKRDTVDWINNEGLDSLDGDPVMFLGEIKGEFPESSLPTPIELNLKVGAHIMFIKNDIEKQWVNGTLGIIIGIDEEAGILYVHTEEGDDLQVQREMWENIRYRFNEEEQRIEEEQIGTYIQFPIKLAWAITVHKSQGLTFKNVNIDFTGGVFAGGQAYVALSRCTSLEGITLKEPLRRNEVFVRSEVTHFARHYNDNNIISTVLKQSKADKEYYDAICAFDKGDFDASLRSFFLAIHSRYDIERPAAKRFIRRKLDLINQLRHENEELKRQQDKKNEYLKELSVEYVMMGKECEREEMNEAAIANYEKAIALYPDNPTAQKRLKKLKPSTEKDNK, encoded by the coding sequence ATGTCACAAAAGAAGGTAAACATAGACGTAAATACGATTGACTTGGATAATACAGAGTTGCAAAAAGCACTTCAGATTATTCAGTTTACAAACAATTCCCTATTCCTCACTGGAAAAGCAGGAACAGGAAAGTCTACATTTCTACGTTACATTGCTGCAACAACAAAGAAAAAACATATTATTCTTGCACCCACAGGCATAGCTGCTATCAATGCAGGTGGTAGTACCCTGCATAGCTTCTTCAAACTTCCATTCTATCCTCTTGTCCCAACTGACAAGCGTTATTCTGCTCGTAATCTACGCAGCACAATGAAATACAATGGTGACAAGTGTAAACTTTTGCGGGAAGTCGAACTAATCATTATTGATGAGATTAGTATGGTTAGAGCTGACATCATTGACTTCATCGACAAAGTACTGCGCATATACAATCGTAATATGCGCGAGCCATTCGGTGGGAAACAGCTTCTCTTGGTAGGCGACATTTATCAATTAGAACCAGTTCTAAAGGAAGAGGATCGTCGACTCTTACAACCCTATTACCCAAGTAGCTACTTCTTTGATGCAAAGGTGTTCCAGGATTATCCACTTGTGAGTATTGAACTCAATAAAGTCTACCGTCAAAACGACCCTCACTTTATTTCCATTCTTGACCATATCCGTACTAATCAGGTCACTGACACTGATTTCAACCATATCAATGAACATGTTGGTGCAAGTTTGGAGAATACAAACAAGCCAGAAGGAGATCTCACCATTACCCTATCGACTAAGCGAGATACAGTAGACTGGATAAACAACGAAGGACTTGATAGCCTTGATGGAGACCCTGTGATGTTCTTAGGTGAAATCAAAGGAGAGTTTCCTGAGAGTAGCCTCCCTACTCCTATTGAGTTAAACCTCAAGGTGGGAGCACATATCATGTTTATCAAAAATGACATTGAGAAGCAATGGGTTAATGGAACCTTAGGTATTATTATCGGTATTGATGAGGAAGCAGGAATCCTCTATGTTCATACAGAAGAGGGAGATGACTTACAGGTGCAACGTGAGATGTGGGAGAATATAAGATACCGATTCAATGAGGAAGAGCAACGAATTGAAGAGGAACAAATAGGTACTTATATACAATTCCCCATCAAGTTGGCTTGGGCTATTACTGTACATAAGAGTCAAGGACTGACATTCAAGAATGTAAATATTGATTTCACAGGCGGTGTCTTTGCCGGTGGCCAGGCATATGTTGCTTTATCACGCTGTACAAGTCTTGAAGGTATTACACTCAAGGAACCACTGCGGAGAAATGAGGTCTTTGTAAGAAGTGAGGTAACACATTTTGCCAGACACTACAACGATAATAATATTATATCGACAGTACTCAAACAAAGCAAGGCTGATAAAGAATACTACGATGCTATATGTGCTTTTGATAAGGGAGACTTTGATGCTTCCCTACGTAGCTTTTTTCTTGCTATTCATAGCCGTTATGATATTGAACGACCAGCAGCTAAGCGATTTATCAGACGGAAACTGGACCTCATTAACCAGCTACGTCATGAAAATGAGGAACTTAAGCGACAACAAGATAAGAAGAATGAGTATCTCAAAGAGCTGTCAGTAGAATATGTTATGATGGGTAAAGAGTGCGAGCGTGAAGAAATGAATGAGGCAGCTATTGCCAATTATGAGAAGGCTATTGCACTCTATCCTGATAATCCAACAGCACAGAAAAGATTGAAGAAATTAAAACCTTCAACCGAAAAAGATAATAAATAA